The Erigeron canadensis isolate Cc75 chromosome 4, C_canadensis_v1, whole genome shotgun sequence genome window below encodes:
- the LOC122597031 gene encoding circumsporozoite protein-like produces the protein MTTRATGIPLVSPQSNPGKTKRRGRKPSKTVNPSSSKIDTLNLNVEAESSTPPENKPQTPPKTSPKNSPNSTPNSTPPSTPPTTPRNMAEDMVHPSDRTIGESTRVIAPNRGSAIRPPTTAPNFNVKGNHLSRVEENQFDGVVKWDPYDHVEKFEKVCRLFKYGETQMPLVKLELFPLSLTGEAANWYKNLDDNIFETWEELREG, from the coding sequence ATGACCACAAGGGCTACCGGTATTCCACTAGTAAGCCCTCAATCAAATCCGGGAAAGACGAAGAGACGAGGAAGGAAACCATCTAAAACCGTTAACCCTTCATCTAGCAAAATAGATACCTTAAACTTAAACGTTGAAGCCGAAAGTTCCACACCACCGGAAAATAAACCTCAAACTCCACCAAAGACTTCACCCAAGAATTCACCAAACTCAACACCGAACTCCACTCCACCCTCTACACCTCCTACTACACCAAGAAACATGGCCGAAGACATGGTTCACCCTTCTGATAGGACTATCGGGGAGAGTACTCGAGTCATTGCACCTAATAGGGGCTCGGCTATTCGTCCTCCAACCACCGCTCCAAATTTCAATGTCAAAGGTAATCACTTGTCTCGGGTTGAAGAGAATCAATTTGATGGGGTTGTTAAGTGGGATCCGTATGATCATGTGgagaagtttgaaaaagtttgtCGATTGTTCAAGTATGGGGAGACTCAAATGCCACTTGTTAAGCTTGAATTGTTTCCATTGTCTCTCACGGGAGAGGCGGCGAATTGGTATAAGAATCTCGATGACAACATATTTGAAACATGGGAAGAGTTGAGGGAAGGATAA